One Rhodococcus sp. P1Y DNA window includes the following coding sequences:
- a CDS encoding DUF3027 domain-containing protein → MIRQNGSVSFTSSPELDQIRPVLADAKELARAALIDSAEGGVGDYLGVSAEDHTAATHRFLAELPGYRGWQWAVVVAAPEGADVATISEIVLLPGPDALVAPGWLPWDERIRSGDLGPGDLLPPRHQDPRLVPGYVATGDPEVDDVAYELGLGRTQVPSREGRLDAAERWHDGDFGPDSEMAKAAPSTCGLCGFFLPIAGSLKAAFGVCGNEYAADGRVVHVEYGCGAHSDTELPTGAGSPQFEPYDDAVLEVTVQAPEPVPAPEAATVDQEATVDQEAAVDQEATVAESEAEAHVVTETQGDAALQDAQSTT, encoded by the coding sequence GTGATACGGCAAAATGGCAGTGTGAGTTTCACATCTTCTCCAGAGCTCGACCAGATTCGACCTGTCCTAGCCGATGCCAAGGAGTTGGCCCGTGCGGCGCTGATCGATTCGGCTGAGGGCGGTGTCGGTGACTACCTCGGCGTCTCGGCGGAAGATCACACTGCCGCCACTCATCGTTTCCTCGCCGAGCTGCCGGGCTACCGCGGTTGGCAGTGGGCAGTGGTCGTCGCTGCCCCAGAGGGTGCGGATGTCGCGACCATCAGCGAAATCGTCCTGCTGCCGGGCCCCGACGCGCTCGTCGCACCCGGTTGGTTGCCGTGGGACGAACGCATTCGGTCCGGTGACCTGGGCCCGGGAGACCTACTTCCGCCGCGTCACCAGGACCCGCGCCTCGTACCCGGCTATGTCGCCACCGGCGACCCCGAGGTCGACGACGTCGCCTACGAACTCGGTCTCGGGCGCACCCAGGTGCCCAGCCGAGAGGGTCGTCTCGACGCGGCCGAACGCTGGCACGACGGCGACTTCGGCCCGGACAGCGAGATGGCCAAGGCTGCGCCGTCGACCTGTGGGCTGTGTGGCTTCTTCCTGCCCATCGCCGGATCGTTGAAAGCGGCGTTCGGAGTGTGCGGAAACGAGTACGCGGCCGACGGACGCGTCGTTCACGTCGAATACGGCTGCGGCGCTCACTCGGACACAGAGTTGCCGACGGGTGCAGGGTCACCGCAGTTCGAGCCCTACGACGACGCTGTTCTCGAGGTGACGGTGCAGGCCCCAGAGCCGGTCCCCGCACCCGAAGCAGCGACGGTGGACCAGGAAGCGACGGTGGACCAGGAAGCGGCGGTGGACCAGGAAGCGACGGTGGCCGAGTCCGAGGCCGAGGCGCACGTGGTGACCGAGACGCAAGGCGACGCGGCGCTGCAGGACGCACAATCGACGACTTGA
- a CDS encoding glutaminyl-peptide cyclotransferase — MSASFRILTGLLASAALLTACSSPAPATSNSPAETLTANVVRTLPHDREAFTQGLEIYDGKLYESTGRNGSSFVTVSDLESGAELRRVDLSAEYFGEGFTVAGDTAWQITWRDGVAFARDPQTLQEVRRVRYDGEGWGLCESPEHGLVMSDGSSTLTFRDPATFEETSSTEVTVDGKPVSNLNELECAEDGSVYANIWQTFDIARIDPDTGAVTAMIDARPLWDAMTADERAGADVLNGIASIPGSDRFLVTGKLWPTMYEVEFTQSK; from the coding sequence ATGTCGGCCTCGTTTCGAATCCTTACCGGCCTCCTCGCGTCGGCTGCACTGCTTACAGCGTGTTCCTCCCCAGCTCCGGCCACGTCGAACTCTCCTGCGGAGACTCTCACCGCGAATGTGGTTCGGACACTTCCCCACGACCGCGAGGCGTTCACCCAGGGTCTGGAGATATACGACGGGAAGCTGTACGAGAGCACCGGCCGCAATGGTTCATCCTTCGTCACCGTGTCCGATCTCGAGTCCGGTGCCGAGCTTCGCCGGGTGGATCTGTCGGCCGAATACTTCGGGGAAGGGTTCACCGTCGCCGGCGACACTGCGTGGCAAATCACCTGGCGCGACGGCGTCGCATTCGCCCGTGACCCGCAGACCCTTCAGGAAGTGCGCCGCGTTCGGTACGACGGTGAAGGTTGGGGCCTGTGCGAGTCGCCCGAGCACGGCCTCGTCATGAGCGACGGGTCCTCGACACTCACCTTTCGCGACCCGGCGACGTTCGAGGAGACGTCCAGCACGGAGGTGACCGTCGACGGCAAGCCCGTATCGAACCTCAACGAGCTCGAATGCGCGGAGGACGGCTCGGTCTACGCGAACATCTGGCAGACCTTCGACATCGCCCGTATCGACCCGGACACCGGCGCCGTGACCGCGATGATCGACGCCAGGCCGTTGTGGGACGCGATGACAGCTGACGAGAGGGCAGGTGCCGACGTACTCAACGGCATCGCGTCGATCCCTGGCAGCGACCGGTTTCTGGTGACCGGCAAGCTGTGGCCGACGATGTACGAGGTGGAGTTCACACAGTCGAAGTGA
- a CDS encoding cold-shock protein produces the protein MPTGKVKWYDVDKGFGFLAQEEGEDVYVRSSALPAGVEGLKAGQRVEFGMAAGRRGPQALSLKVIEPAPTVRQNTANRREPVERKHTPDELHGMVEDMITLLEATIQPELRKGKYPDRKTAQKISEVVRAVARELDS, from the coding sequence GTGCCTACCGGCAAGGTGAAGTGGTACGACGTCGACAAGGGATTCGGCTTTCTCGCGCAGGAGGAGGGTGAGGACGTCTATGTGCGTTCGTCTGCACTCCCCGCGGGTGTCGAAGGCCTCAAGGCGGGCCAGCGCGTCGAATTCGGCATGGCTGCAGGACGGCGTGGGCCGCAGGCGCTGAGCCTCAAGGTGATCGAACCTGCTCCCACCGTGCGTCAGAACACCGCGAACCGCCGCGAGCCCGTCGAGCGCAAGCACACCCCAGATGAGCTGCACGGCATGGTCGAGGACATGATCACGCTGCTCGAGGCGACCATCCAGCCGGAGCTGCGCAAGGGCAAGTACCCGGATCGCAAGACGGCGCAGAAGATCTCCGAGGTCGTCCGCGCCGTGGCTCGCGAGCTCGACAGCTAG
- a CDS encoding Hsp70 family protein, translating to MAARDWVLAIDFGTSNTAAAHTSPISGAVEALTLSHNRTTMSSSVFVESPDRIAVGDVATDRAESNPAAFIPAPKRAIGQGVVTVNGYTIPAAVPVAAVLASVIARATAAHGGAAPSKLVLTHPEAWSRREIQVLRDAATQLGHDPSRVTTVSEPRAAAHYYTRAHTVTPGTKIAVFDFGGGTLDVAVLEANSRGSFDVVAARGDNGLGGKNLDAHMRRWVDQQLDVRDPDLLDFLRTRAPLDARYALDDSIRRAKELLSEAPSATIAVTGDGRTERFQITRDEFEELISPVLDKAVELARSTLLDARITDPGQLEALYLTGGSSRIPAVHERLRPLGPIATLDDPKTVVAQGALAAAAPIAHSPQGPTNSPQGPTNSPTHTPGPQPTRPGPAVPNPPTRAVAEWPSPPTGTPAHPDPTTGGNKKLVMAGVAVAVVAIAALAGFFVLDRGSDSDAPTAGGPRSSVAEGVDPAAASGGGDAGETPPTTKEAVLSGLPPALRSELSECKQIGETDNAGAALQCQIAADSSLTSGIVEENSGASYITVSVDVREAKKQVLRLRQGIQNDTAAADNQIVENVARTAAAHLSAAEITGAYSIAYANGATGVMVGYYDAVGADGAKTFLSRAGLIN from the coding sequence ATGGCTGCGCGCGATTGGGTACTCGCGATCGATTTCGGCACCTCGAACACCGCTGCAGCGCACACGAGCCCGATCAGCGGTGCGGTGGAGGCGCTGACCCTCTCGCACAATCGCACGACGATGTCGTCGTCGGTGTTCGTCGAATCGCCGGACCGCATTGCGGTCGGCGACGTGGCCACCGACCGGGCCGAGTCGAACCCTGCCGCATTCATTCCGGCCCCGAAACGCGCGATCGGACAGGGGGTGGTGACGGTCAACGGGTACACCATCCCCGCGGCCGTGCCCGTGGCCGCTGTCCTCGCTTCGGTGATCGCACGTGCCACGGCTGCCCACGGCGGTGCCGCGCCGTCGAAGTTGGTTCTCACGCACCCCGAAGCGTGGTCGAGACGCGAGATCCAGGTGTTGCGCGACGCCGCGACCCAGCTCGGTCACGATCCGTCGCGGGTGACCACGGTGTCCGAACCGCGTGCAGCCGCGCACTATTACACCCGCGCGCACACGGTGACGCCGGGAACGAAGATCGCCGTCTTCGACTTCGGCGGAGGCACCCTCGACGTCGCGGTGCTCGAAGCGAACAGTCGTGGCAGCTTCGACGTCGTCGCCGCCCGAGGTGACAACGGACTGGGCGGAAAGAATCTGGACGCGCACATGCGCCGCTGGGTGGATCAACAACTCGATGTCCGCGACCCCGACCTGCTGGACTTTCTGCGCACTCGGGCCCCTCTGGACGCGCGGTACGCCCTCGACGACTCGATCCGCCGAGCGAAGGAACTCCTGTCGGAGGCACCGTCTGCGACGATCGCAGTCACCGGTGATGGACGCACCGAACGTTTCCAGATCACCCGGGACGAGTTCGAGGAGCTGATCTCGCCGGTTCTGGACAAGGCAGTCGAGTTGGCCAGGTCGACGCTGCTCGACGCCCGCATCACCGATCCAGGCCAACTCGAAGCCCTGTACCTCACCGGCGGATCGTCGAGGATCCCGGCAGTACACGAACGCCTGCGGCCCCTCGGACCGATCGCAACGCTGGACGATCCGAAAACTGTTGTGGCGCAGGGAGCATTGGCTGCAGCCGCACCAATCGCCCACAGCCCGCAGGGCCCGACCAACAGCCCGCAGGGCCCGACCAACAGCCCGACACACACTCCTGGACCACAGCCGACACGGCCGGGTCCAGCGGTGCCGAACCCGCCTACCAGGGCAGTCGCCGAGTGGCCGAGTCCGCCGACCGGAACACCTGCGCACCCCGACCCCACTACGGGTGGGAACAAGAAGTTGGTGATGGCGGGTGTCGCAGTCGCGGTCGTGGCGATCGCAGCCTTGGCAGGATTCTTCGTTCTAGATCGAGGCAGCGATTCGGACGCCCCGACTGCAGGGGGGCCGCGCTCGAGTGTGGCGGAGGGCGTCGATCCGGCTGCAGCGTCGGGAGGCGGAGATGCCGGCGAAACACCGCCGACGACGAAAGAGGCTGTCCTCTCGGGTCTTCCGCCTGCGTTGCGCTCGGAGCTCTCGGAGTGCAAACAGATCGGAGAGACCGACAACGCCGGTGCGGCGCTGCAATGCCAGATCGCGGCGGACAGCTCGTTGACGAGCGGGATAGTCGAAGAGAACAGTGGGGCGTCGTACATCACGGTCTCGGTGGACGTCCGTGAGGCGAAGAAGCAGGTCCTGCGGCTCCGGCAGGGCATTCAGAACGACACCGCGGCCGCCGACAATCAGATCGTGGAGAACGTCGCTCGCACTGCCGCGGCACACCTGTCCGCTGCAGAGATCACCGGCGCTTACTCCATCGCTTACGCGAACGGCGCGACCGGTGTGATGGTGGGCTACTACGACGCGGTAGGAGCCGACGGCGCGAAGACCTTCCTCAGCCGCGCAGGACTGATCAACTAG
- a CDS encoding recombinase family protein: MSTAEQSVGAQRDALSAAGCSRVWVETASGATTSRPELSHLFSHLRRGETLVVRRLDRLGAVPPPSTADCRGYRSRRYRVSDVVGVGRHNDVGRQADLR; this comes from the coding sequence GTGTCGACGGCCGAGCAGAGTGTCGGCGCGCAGAGAGACGCGCTGAGCGCTGCGGGATGTTCGCGGGTGTGGGTGGAGACCGCGAGCGGTGCGACCACGTCGCGGCCTGAGTTGTCCCACCTGTTCTCGCACCTTCGGCGCGGCGAGACATTAGTGGTGCGGCGGCTCGACAGATTGGGGGCGGTCCCTCCCCCATCTACTGCAGACTGTCGAGGATACCGAAGCCGGCGGTATCGGGTTTCGGACGTTGTCGGAGTCGGTCGACACAACGACGTCGGGCGGCAAGCTGATCTACGGTAA
- a CDS encoding YccF domain-containing protein, which yields MRLILNVIWLIFGGLWLALGYFAAGIICCILIVTIPFGIASFRIGVYALWPFGKTVVERPTSGVASVVGNVIWLIVAGVWLAIGHIATAIAMAITIIGIPLAVANLKMIPISLMPLGKDIVDA from the coding sequence ATGAGACTGATCCTGAACGTCATCTGGTTGATCTTCGGCGGCCTGTGGCTCGCCTTGGGCTATTTCGCCGCCGGCATCATCTGTTGCATTCTCATCGTCACCATCCCCTTCGGCATCGCTTCGTTCCGCATCGGCGTCTACGCGCTGTGGCCGTTCGGGAAAACCGTCGTCGAGCGGCCCACCTCAGGTGTGGCCTCGGTCGTCGGAAACGTCATCTGGTTGATCGTTGCCGGAGTGTGGCTCGCGATCGGGCACATCGCTACCGCGATCGCGATGGCGATCACCATCATCGGCATCCCTCTTGCAGTCGCCAACCTCAAGATGATCCCGATCTCGCTCATGCCGCTCGGCAAGGACATCGTCGACGCCTGA
- a CDS encoding MFS transporter, with amino-acid sequence MTDSRDSDAPTGEDHPGFGNYPPSEHVPARRTPLPPLHPPTTPIASTSASGSSPEKPQGPKPPPMPRKLTVTRVAAMRSRELTGKGIATFQRAAKADGADKSGLTALTYATMANFASDAAIAVALANTLFFSAATGEDKMKVALYLVITIAPFALIAPLIGPMLDRLQHGRRIALAVSFLLRTVLAVVLVFNFDTWLLYPAALGMLVLSKSFAVLKSAVTPRVLPPEIDLVRVNSRLTVFGLLGGTIVAGGIAAGIAFVADSPGALWFVAAVTVFGAWLSMRIPSWVEVTEGEVPATLSYHGDDAQTEVIRPGGPTTAPAKSRRQPLGKAVIIGLWGNGTIRVLTGFLTLYVAFVAKAQTEHEPIKQAAMLGLVGAAAAIGNFAGNASGARLKLGKPAIVVLRCTSAVTFIAIVAAITDSLLTAALAALVASCASALAKVSLDASLQSDLPPESIASGFGRSETVLQLCWVLGGTMGVLLPTEFWIGFTAVSVVLTIGLAQTFLTYRGRSLLPGFGGNRPDHADQEVPDSRTRQNVS; translated from the coding sequence GTGACCGATTCCCGTGACTCCGACGCCCCCACGGGTGAGGACCATCCAGGGTTCGGCAACTACCCGCCGAGTGAGCATGTGCCTGCCAGGCGCACCCCGTTGCCCCCGTTGCATCCGCCCACAACGCCTATCGCGTCCACCTCTGCATCCGGTTCATCCCCCGAGAAACCTCAGGGTCCCAAGCCACCGCCGATGCCCCGCAAGTTGACGGTCACACGCGTCGCGGCGATGCGAAGCCGTGAACTCACAGGCAAGGGCATAGCGACGTTCCAGCGTGCCGCGAAGGCCGACGGCGCGGACAAGTCCGGCCTCACCGCACTGACTTACGCAACGATGGCCAATTTCGCATCCGACGCGGCCATCGCCGTAGCGCTGGCGAACACGTTGTTCTTCTCTGCCGCCACAGGTGAGGACAAGATGAAGGTCGCGCTGTACCTCGTCATCACCATTGCTCCGTTCGCGCTGATCGCCCCGCTCATCGGACCGATGCTCGATCGCCTTCAGCACGGACGTCGTATCGCCCTGGCGGTCTCGTTCCTGCTGCGTACCGTGCTCGCGGTGGTGCTGGTCTTCAACTTCGACACGTGGCTGCTCTATCCCGCTGCCCTCGGGATGTTGGTGCTCAGCAAGTCGTTTGCCGTACTCAAGAGTGCCGTGACCCCGAGGGTGCTGCCGCCGGAGATAGACCTTGTCCGCGTCAACTCGCGGCTGACCGTCTTCGGGCTGCTCGGCGGGACCATCGTGGCCGGTGGCATCGCAGCAGGCATCGCGTTCGTCGCCGATTCGCCCGGTGCATTGTGGTTCGTCGCAGCTGTCACCGTGTTCGGTGCATGGCTGAGCATGCGCATTCCGTCGTGGGTCGAGGTCACCGAGGGAGAGGTTCCCGCCACACTCAGCTACCACGGCGACGATGCCCAAACCGAGGTCATCAGGCCTGGAGGACCGACTACCGCGCCGGCGAAGTCTCGACGCCAACCTCTCGGCAAAGCCGTCATCATCGGGCTGTGGGGCAACGGAACCATCCGCGTGCTGACCGGGTTCCTGACGCTCTACGTGGCATTCGTCGCGAAAGCGCAGACCGAGCACGAGCCGATCAAGCAGGCCGCCATGCTCGGCCTCGTCGGCGCGGCGGCAGCGATCGGAAATTTCGCAGGCAACGCGTCCGGCGCGCGGTTGAAGCTGGGTAAGCCGGCAATCGTCGTGCTGCGGTGCACATCAGCGGTGACGTTCATCGCCATAGTCGCCGCGATCACCGACAGCTTGCTCACCGCGGCACTCGCCGCTCTCGTCGCGTCCTGCGCGAGCGCGTTGGCCAAGGTGTCGCTCGACGCGTCGCTGCAGTCGGACCTACCGCCCGAATCGATCGCGTCGGGCTTCGGACGATCCGAGACCGTCCTCCAGCTCTGCTGGGTCCTCGGCGGCACGATGGGTGTGCTGCTGCCGACGGAGTTCTGGATCGGTTTCACGGCCGTGTCGGTAGTGCTTACTATCGGTCTCGCACAAACCTTCCTGACCTACCGCGGTCGGTCACTGCTCCCAGGGTTCGGCGGCAACCGCCCCGATCACGCAGACCAGGAAGTTCCCGACTCCCGAACTCGACAGAACGTGAGCTAA
- a CDS encoding DUF2771 family protein produces MNLAPKTKKILAIGTAGLVVLAVAFVAVLAVLIQNAPTHRPTITAFADGRSVTVEPYLYCPVDAPLCENDGTSSSVPVRKGYPLQLSLPTEITSAPWIVAAVYSNDGGDAVETDTLYLPDEKLGLTVEPVDAEGRALLGVEIRLPSGVIDAGTQQEEIISHAIWSIATSQRQGS; encoded by the coding sequence GTGAACCTCGCACCGAAGACCAAGAAGATACTGGCCATCGGAACCGCCGGCCTCGTCGTGCTGGCGGTGGCGTTCGTCGCCGTTCTCGCCGTGCTGATCCAGAACGCTCCGACGCACCGGCCCACGATCACCGCGTTCGCCGACGGCAGGAGCGTCACGGTCGAGCCGTACTTGTACTGTCCCGTCGACGCGCCGCTGTGCGAGAACGACGGCACCAGCTCCAGCGTTCCGGTCCGCAAGGGATATCCGCTGCAGCTCTCCCTCCCGACGGAGATCACGTCGGCGCCGTGGATCGTCGCCGCCGTGTATTCGAACGACGGCGGCGACGCCGTGGAGACGGACACGCTGTACCTACCCGACGAAAAGCTGGGCCTGACGGTCGAGCCTGTCGACGCCGAAGGACGTGCGCTCCTCGGCGTCGAGATCCGGCTTCCGTCGGGAGTGATCGACGCCGGCACTCAGCAGGAAGAGATCATCAGCCACGCGATCTGGTCGATCGCCACGAGTCAGCGTCAGGGGAGCTAG
- a CDS encoding squalene cyclase — MTPEVPIAWLLDSDPALRWQVERDVLREPAVVWEATRARVASEGWGMDVLAQQDSDGQWAGGAFFPVDYDFDCPEAEGEGMPWTATTWTLNSLREWGLDPAILRERRTAELLAENSRWEYENLPYWSGEVDCCINAWTVANGAWLGADITGLIGWFLEHRLPDGGWNCEWVEGSTRSSFHSTLNSLKGLLAYEAATGGTDATREARHAGSEYLLQRNLWRSLSTGESVGPWVDRFAYPFRWTYSALNAADYFREAALFDGIKPDSRMSEAIEIIRAARQPDGTWLQAGRQPGRVWFETDAPAGEPSRWLTLIGTRVLAWWHSEGG, encoded by the coding sequence ATGACACCCGAGGTCCCGATTGCGTGGTTATTGGACTCCGATCCGGCATTGCGTTGGCAGGTCGAACGCGACGTTCTGCGCGAACCTGCAGTCGTCTGGGAAGCCACACGTGCACGTGTGGCCAGCGAAGGCTGGGGTATGGATGTTCTCGCACAACAGGATTCGGACGGACAATGGGCAGGTGGCGCGTTCTTCCCGGTGGATTACGATTTCGATTGCCCCGAGGCCGAAGGTGAAGGCATGCCGTGGACGGCAACAACGTGGACGCTCAATTCGCTGCGGGAATGGGGCCTTGATCCTGCGATCCTGCGCGAGCGTCGCACCGCCGAGTTGCTCGCTGAGAACAGCCGCTGGGAATACGAGAACTTGCCCTACTGGAGCGGCGAGGTCGACTGCTGCATCAACGCCTGGACCGTCGCCAACGGTGCGTGGCTCGGCGCTGACATCACCGGACTCATCGGCTGGTTCCTCGAGCATCGACTACCCGACGGAGGCTGGAACTGTGAGTGGGTGGAGGGCTCCACGCGTTCGTCGTTCCATTCGACGCTGAATTCACTTAAGGGACTGCTCGCCTACGAGGCCGCGACCGGTGGAACCGACGCCACCCGCGAAGCGCGGCATGCGGGTTCGGAATATCTCCTGCAGCGAAATCTTTGGCGTTCCCTCTCGACCGGGGAATCGGTTGGCCCGTGGGTCGATCGGTTCGCCTATCCCTTCCGTTGGACCTACAGCGCTCTCAACGCGGCGGATTATTTCCGCGAGGCCGCGCTATTCGACGGCATAAAGCCCGACTCGCGTATGAGCGAAGCCATCGAAATAATCCGTGCTGCAAGGCAACCCGATGGTACTTGGTTACAGGCTGGGCGCCAGCCTGGACGAGTGTGGTTCGAGACGGACGCACCTGCGGGCGAACCTTCGAGGTGGTTGACCTTGATTGGGACGAGGGTGCTCGCCTGGTGGCACTCCGAAGGCGGCTGA
- a CDS encoding RNA-directed DNA polymerase: MTLSDRVLYRALVTRISGRLPQHLLERETFGEFEAAPNAVDRSGYVVVLDVSAYYVYVDHDLLAQELIAQTGDGSAIDVLVDFLGNVMGRRVGLPQVSPVSDVLGDTHLDVVRRTLVRRGYQVTRYADDFRILTSTLGDARAALEECAAELYRLGLVLNEDKTRILTSENYALWAARFRDAERQMFLGDDPDTPADGDAIAQFFSSTSIYGSADTPYTKRFQTPTKRTPCRTPRSPFFYTRRTAEQKTKLLSTRRPVQIANRAN; this comes from the coding sequence ATGACGTTGTCCGACAGGGTCCTATACCGAGCGTTGGTCACTCGGATCAGTGGCAGGCTTCCCCAGCATCTTCTAGAACGAGAGACGTTCGGCGAGTTCGAGGCGGCTCCGAACGCGGTCGACCGCTCCGGCTATGTCGTGGTCCTCGATGTTTCGGCCTACTACGTCTACGTCGACCACGACCTCCTGGCGCAGGAACTGATCGCCCAAACGGGGGACGGTTCTGCAATCGATGTCCTCGTCGATTTTCTTGGGAACGTGATGGGCCGACGTGTGGGTCTGCCCCAGGTGAGTCCAGTATCTGACGTCCTGGGAGATACACACTTGGATGTGGTACGTCGCACACTCGTGCGCCGTGGGTACCAAGTGACGCGCTACGCCGATGACTTTCGGATATTGACGTCGACTCTTGGTGATGCCCGAGCCGCATTGGAAGAATGTGCTGCGGAGCTGTACAGGCTCGGTCTTGTCCTCAATGAGGATAAGACGCGCATTCTCACGAGTGAGAACTACGCACTATGGGCTGCGCGCTTTCGCGACGCAGAACGCCAGATGTTCCTTGGGGACGACCCAGACACTCCTGCGGACGGTGATGCGATCGCGCAATTCTTCAGCTCGACAAGTATCTACGGCAGTGCTGACACCCCCTACACGAAGAGATTTCAGACACCGACGAAGAGGACACCGTGTCGGACGCCGAGGAGTCCCTTCTTCTACACCCGCCGGACAGCCGAGCAGAAGACAAAGCTCTTGAGCACCCGACGGCCGGTACAGATAGCGAACCGAGCGAACTGA